One Aegilops tauschii subsp. strangulata cultivar AL8/78 chromosome 7, Aet v6.0, whole genome shotgun sequence genomic window carries:
- the LOC109757227 gene encoding 1-aminocyclopropane-1-carboxylate oxidase homolog 12, which yields MASVVVDYNQPDMEIKAFHGVTKLPSMFIHPPEDLLSSSLPEPEEDASAIRSLHFPVIDLTGLRFDSSECRKEMVEEIRNAAESWGFFQLVNHGIPLGVMEGIQRGVRAFHELPQLRRTRQSGTRVTLLGRLTCSASMEISTKQLRPTGETPCLARSYKTLKALKQYHKSAVEGAFVYNRDKIIFFGNIVKVYREEVKEYMSELFSEALGLGSDYLASTSTRCFSARSMACHYFPICPQPHLTMGGTKHADLGFLTLLLQDSVGGLQVLHQDVWIDVPPVKGALLANIADMMQIITNGKFKSVEHRVLLRPTVEPRISIACFLSADDLDRPYGPIKELLSEDNKPIYDQVIFREYMKKYKL from the exons ATGGCATCAGTTGTGGTGGATTACAACCAGCCTGACATGGAGATCAAAGCCTTCCACGGTGTCACCAAGCTTCCCTCCATGTTCATACACCCTCCAGAGGATCTCCTCAGCTCTTCACTCCCTGAACCTGAAGAAGATGCCTCAGCTATTCGCAGCCTTCATTTCCCTGTGATCGATCTCACCGGGTTAAGGTTTGATTCCTCCGAGTGTCGAAAGGAGATGGTGGAGGAGATAAGGAACGCGGCCGAGTCATGGGGATTCTTTCAGCTGGTGAACCATGGGATTCCTCTTGGCGTCATGGAGGGAATCCAGAGAGGAGTCCGAGCTTTCCATGAGCTTCCTCAGCTCAGGAGGACAAGGCAAAGTGGTACTCGCGTGACTTTGCTCGGAAGGTTAACTTGTTCAGCTTCCATGGAGATCTCAACGAAACAACTCCGGCCGACTGGAGAGACACCTTGTCTTGCAAGGTCCTACAAGACCCTCAAAGCTTTGAAGCAATACCACAAATCTGCAG TTGAGGGTGCTTTCGTTTATAATAGAGATAAAATTATATTTTTTGGTAACATTGTGAAAGTGTACAGAGAAGAAGTGAAGGAGTACATGTCTGAGTTATTTTCGGAAGCTTTAGGTCTTGGAAGTGATTATCTAGCAAGCACAAGCACAAGATGCTTCAGTGCAAGGTCAATGGCGTGTCACTATTTCCCGATATGTCCCCAGCCACATTTGACCATGGGTGGGACCAAGCATGCTGACCTCGGGTTCCTCACCTTGCTCCTCCAAGATAGTGTCGGCGGCCTTCAAGTTCTTCATCAAGATGTTTGGATTGATGTTCCTCCGGTCAAGGGTGCGTTGCTGGCCAATATTGCTGACATGATGCAG ATTATTACAAACGGGAAGTTCAAGAGCGTGGAGCACCGAGTTCTGCTAAGACCAACTGTAGAGCCACGTATCTCAATTGCATGCTTTCTAAGCGCTGATGATCTTGATAGGCCATATGGCCCGATAAAGGAGCTTTTATCAGAAGACAATAAGCCCATTTATGACCAAGTCATATTCCGTGAATACATGAAGAAGTATAAACTATAA
- the LOC109757228 gene encoding uncharacterized protein encodes MTTTAAGSESSSSSTTAAAAVLPVGFRFRPTDEELVRHYLKAKIAGRAHPDLLAIPDVDLAAVEPWDLPARSVIKSDDPEWFFFARRDRPKYPGKSSRSCRSTAAGYWKATGKDRLIRAPGPGGCRGKGALIGVKKTLVFHRGRAPRGARTPWIMHEYTATDPNPQSQSQSQSQSAGPQNDSFVLYRLFNKQDEETPAPISEPPSTSPPANPPLQQADDTASASMVEDKASPSDSSQLTPTNATTDHSSTAHLPAAAGDAEQTADQEAAFTASMEQLPDIQLQAEQQRHDEFPIFNSPMRPYTDLPFVGNMGDEQEDFSMYLNNTIGEQDVQDMLLNPAGSTTAPLPFWSASSGSWTPYDLQDMGAAPWTQQQPTAPADLMDPQQGIAARRIRLAYAVERASASQPVLACHSESEEGEGESAGCSTESSSSNHEEEDHVDDAVFQTMAGDLMHNMAPAQALVVSPVEVADKLQHLSFNLNDNNILEQEDAKLPGGAVLKQDSGRNGHDQDGLVRNSDCVPGPGDSSSETAVRRSLWLALLVMAPLLVLVLAGVWRSLSYRPV; translated from the exons ATGACGACCACCGCGGCGGGGTCGGAGTCGTCGTCCTCGTCgaccacggcggcggcggcggtgctgcCGGTGGGGTTCCGGTTCCGTCCGACGGACGAGGAGCTGGTGCGGCACTACCTCAAGGCCAAGATCGCGGGGCGGGCGCACCCGGACCTGCTGGCGATCCCGGACGTGGACCTGGCGGCGGTGGAGCCGTGGGACCTGCCCGCCCGCTCCGTCATCAAGTCCGACGACCCCGAGTGGTTCTTCTTCGCCCGCCGCGACCGCCCCAAGTACCCCGGCAAGTCCTCCCGCTCCtgccgctccaccgccgccggatACTGGAAGGCCACCGGCAAGGACCGCCTCATCCGGGCGCCCGGCCCCGGCGGCTGCAGGGGGAAGGGCGCCCTCATCGGCGTGAAGAAGACCCTGGTGTTCCACCGCGGCCGCGCCCCACGCGGCGCACGCACCCCGTGGATCATGCACGAGTACACCGCCACCGACCCAAACCCCCAATCCCAGTCCCAATCCCAATCTCAATCTGCAGGCCCCCAAAAT GATAGCTTTGTTCTGTACCGCCTGTTCAACAAGCAGGATGAAGAGACCCCGGCGCCCATTTCAGAACCCCCGTCCACGTCGCCTCCAGCCAATCCGCCGCTACAGCAAGCCGACGACACGGCCAGCGCCTCCATGGTGGAAGACAAGGCCTCGCCATCTGATTCGAGCCAGCTGACCCCGACCAATGCAACCACCGACCACTCCTCCACGGCCCATCTTCCTGCAGCCGCCGGCGATGCAGAGCAGACAGCGGATCAG GAAGCTGCTTTTACTGCTTCGATGGAGCAGCTTCCAGACATACAGCTACAGGCCGAGCAGCAAAGACACGATGAGTTCCCTATATTCAATTCCCCGATGCGTCCTTACACGGATCTCCCGTTCGTCGGCAACATGGGTGATGAGCAGGAAGACTTTTCGATGTATCTGAACAACACCATAGGTGAGCAGGATGTGCAAGACATGTTGCTCAATCCAGCCGGCTCTACTACAGCTCCTCTTCCGTTCTGGTCCGCTAGCTCAGGTTCATGGACTCCTTATGATCTCCAAGATATGGGGGCAGCACCTTGGACGCAGCAGCAGCCTACAGCTCCAGCAGatttgatggacccgcaacaagGGATCGCGGCAAGGAGGATCCGGCTTGCGTACGCTGTTGAGAGGGCATCGGCGTCTCAGCCTGTATTAGCTTGTCACTCGGAAAGCGAAGAAGGTGAGGGCGAATCAGCAGGCTGTAGCACAGAGAGTTCATCCAGCAACCATGAGGAGGAGGATCATGTCGATGATGCCGTTTTCCAAACCATG GCTGGAGATCTGATGCACAACATGGCTCCTGCTCAAGCACTAGTAGTTTCTCCGGTGGAAGTTGCAGACAAGCTCCAGCATCTATCATTCAATCTCAATG ATAACAACATATTGGAACAAGAAGATGCCAAGCTGCCTGGTGGAGCTGTTCTGAAGCAGGATTCCGGTCGAAACGGGCACGACCAGGACGGACTCGTGCGCAACAGTGACTGCGTGCCTGGCCCTGGAGATTCATCTTCAGAAACAGCCGTGCGGAGGTCCCTCTGGCTGGCGCTCCTGGTGATGGCCCCTCTGCTTGTGCTTGTCTTGGCTGGTGTCTGGAGGTCACTGAGCTACCGGCCGGTGTAA